A region from the Stygiolobus caldivivus genome encodes:
- a CDS encoding DMT family transporter yields MLPVYLIPYVLIGTFLYSVTKDGLEYASPPVFMEMRYLLSGIILFAITRKIIINKDIFLLSLFTSTSTALWSYGLLYVPPSESAVLSYTMPLFAIPISFLVLRETPKVNEIAGIVVGFIGVLVYASSLTVSVIGGTLTVINAIFWALFSVYYRKLRDYDHLVVNSSQFLLGSVFFLLLIPFNYRLDLSTRFLLDFSYSTFLGGLVMFLLWNLMLSVEKVNKVVVLIFSIPVFSTLFDYFRGVIEVTPAVVGGMGIILSGLFISELGKERKRLGIQAKRK; encoded by the coding sequence TATTAATAGGTACTTTCCTTTACTCCGTTACTAAGGACGGACTGGAGTATGCATCACCTCCTGTCTTCATGGAAATGAGGTACTTATTATCAGGTATAATCTTGTTCGCGATTACTAGAAAAATAATCATTAATAAAGACATATTCCTCTTAAGCTTATTCACCAGTACTAGTACCGCACTTTGGAGTTATGGACTCCTTTATGTACCGCCTTCGGAATCAGCTGTACTGAGTTATACTATGCCCTTATTCGCCATACCTATTTCCTTCCTGGTCCTGAGGGAGACGCCTAAGGTTAACGAAATAGCGGGAATAGTTGTTGGGTTTATAGGGGTATTAGTCTATGCTAGTTCCCTGACAGTATCGGTAATAGGTGGGACTTTAACGGTTATAAATGCAATATTCTGGGCTTTATTCTCAGTGTATTATAGAAAACTTAGGGATTATGACCATCTAGTAGTTAACTCTTCACAGTTCTTATTAGGTTCAGTATTTTTCTTATTACTCATCCCCTTTAACTATAGGCTAGACTTGTCTACACGGTTTCTATTGGACTTTTCATACAGCACTTTCCTAGGAGGTCTAGTCATGTTTTTATTGTGGAACTTGATGCTATCGGTAGAGAAAGTAAACAAAGTCGTAGTGCTAATATTTTCGATACCAGTCTTCAGTACACTTTTTGATTACTTTAGGGGTGTCATTGAGGTAACACCCGCAGTAGTAGGGGGGATGGGAATTATCCTCAGCGGGTTGTTTATATCTGAACTAGGTAAGGAGAGAAAGAGACTTGGCATACAAGCTAAAAGGAAATGA
- a CDS encoding respiratory chain complex I subunit 1 family protein — protein MASDEVYIIEETLVQVLSVILLSPLYQGIYEKAVAKVQGRKGQSIFQPYYDIKKLLAKEVLVPTTSSDMFIYSPYIVFSIYLTISFVIPVVYPEPVLFTPTVDFLGGALLFSLAAFIKVLASMESGSNFVALSASRILSFTFLSEATLITVFFGVAIITGTNNPYVTLSYLTESTAHYLSLTHIFISISFFMLWLFETGKLPVESSGLSELGMIDDGLLYEYSGKLLALLKWGSYLKQYLLGSVLLNVFIFPWFMETGPLGAIEDVGVMFAKWLLLILIAVIINTTLAKLRLFKVQDFLAVAFLLSFFSLILTVLPGGAP, from the coding sequence ATGGCGTCGGATGAGGTCTACATAATTGAAGAGACGTTAGTCCAAGTACTTTCGGTTATACTACTATCACCACTTTATCAAGGTATATATGAAAAGGCTGTAGCGAAAGTACAAGGTAGAAAAGGGCAGAGTATATTCCAGCCTTACTATGATATCAAAAAACTGTTGGCGAAAGAAGTATTAGTACCTACTACGAGCTCTGATATGTTTATTTACTCCCCTTATATCGTGTTCTCTATTTACCTGACGATTTCCTTCGTAATACCGGTAGTCTATCCTGAGCCGGTACTGTTTACTCCTACTGTAGACTTTTTAGGCGGAGCCTTGTTATTTTCCCTTGCGGCTTTTATAAAGGTATTAGCTTCAATGGAAAGCGGTAGTAACTTTGTCGCACTATCCGCTAGCCGTATCTTGTCTTTTACCTTCCTATCAGAAGCTACGTTGATCACGGTATTTTTCGGAGTAGCGATTATCACTGGTACAAATAACCCGTACGTGACTTTGTCCTACCTCACCGAAAGCACAGCCCATTACTTAAGCCTTACTCACATATTCATTTCTATCTCTTTCTTTATGCTATGGCTCTTTGAGACGGGGAAATTACCCGTAGAGAGCTCAGGGCTCAGTGAACTCGGTATGATAGATGACGGACTACTCTACGAATACAGCGGTAAATTACTAGCCCTTTTAAAATGGGGGTCTTACCTAAAGCAGTACCTCTTGGGGTCAGTATTACTCAACGTCTTTATTTTTCCTTGGTTTATGGAGACTGGGCCCTTAGGTGCTATTGAGGATGTAGGGGTCATGTTTGCGAAGTGGTTGTTATTAATACTGATAGCGGTAATAATAAACACTACATTGGCTAAGTTAAGGCTATTCAAAGTCCAGGACTTTTTGGCTGTGGCCTTTTTACTCTCTTTCTTCTCCTTAATTTTAACGGTATTACCGGGTGGAGCTCCATGA
- a CDS encoding hydrogenase, with protein MKEIIELINSIIVITAFYIQGQAYFKPQIYAQAVQSGLISVLSFYLAFTTGVLDYVFLGIAVIVIRATLVTFFLLKGLKKVHGYRENTRGVASELIIDLAFFLTALVIIYYFVISRYFLGVKDYYSLVFSFMLFFQGLFLILSRKSTISQILGYIEEENSLVLFGIFLIPIPFLVEASIFLDVLGLVLVSSVLTRVKGEHKVIEELRG; from the coding sequence ATGAAAGAAATTATAGAACTAATTAACTCAATCATAGTCATCACCGCTTTCTATATCCAAGGACAAGCATACTTTAAACCCCAAATATACGCCCAAGCCGTCCAGTCGGGGCTAATATCAGTCCTTTCCTTTTATCTAGCGTTCACAACAGGGGTTTTAGATTATGTCTTTCTAGGTATTGCAGTTATAGTTATAAGGGCTACACTAGTCACGTTCTTCTTACTAAAGGGGTTAAAGAAAGTCCACGGTTATCGGGAAAATACCCGGGGGGTGGCCTCAGAACTGATAATCGATTTAGCCTTCTTTTTAACGGCTTTAGTGATAATATATTACTTCGTCATTTCTAGGTACTTTCTAGGTGTAAAAGACTATTATAGTCTCGTCTTTTCATTTATGTTATTCTTCCAAGGTCTCTTCTTGATATTAAGCAGAAAGAGTACTATCTCACAGATCTTAGGATATATCGAAGAAGAAAATTCTTTAGTCTTATTCGGTATATTTTTGATACCAATTCCCTTCTTGGTAGAAGCTAGTATATTTCTGGATGTATTAGGCTTAGTGCTTGTGTCTTCTGTCCTTACTCGGGTCAAGGGGGAACACAAAGTAATTGAAGAACTAAGGGGGTGA
- a CDS encoding proton-conducting transporter membrane subunit, whose product MEDGQLLLTLLILIPSLANITSFNIKALKNSTMISSTISLLLSILLLIEKGSLLPIVGLFYVTSFTVFFILMINSIYLLSSVYSLEYIEDKDVNGLLNSKTYYVLLNFFVSSMLFTVSVNNFGFMWIGVELTTITSALLITTEYSEVSLEATWRYIIIVSAGVTIALFSIILIYYQYHTLTVSTLLSLHQPSKLIELAVGLALIGFGTKVGVFPMYTWLPDAHSEAPSPVSALFSGVLLPSVLYVLYRVYQLDPLANLYLAFSVLSILTASVILTYQWNIKRLFAYSTIENMNLALIGLTIGQPAGALILLLSHAFGKASAFYSSGVLVKVLKEKRIDEFKGVNRLKLASSSLLLASLAVTGTPPFGTFVGEFLILRTLLERGLILPLIVLLIAIPLEFISINYHVNKVIFSGGEKGAVREPPIMSSISLISSIISLVIGVFYLLTVM is encoded by the coding sequence ATGGAGGACGGCCAATTACTCTTAACCCTTTTAATCCTTATACCCTCGCTCGCAAATATAACATCATTTAACATTAAAGCCCTGAAGAACTCTACGATGATAAGCTCTACTATCTCACTATTACTTTCAATACTGCTCCTGATCGAAAAGGGTTCATTACTGCCTATAGTAGGTCTATTTTATGTCACAAGCTTTACTGTCTTTTTCATTTTAATGATTAACTCGATATACTTATTATCATCCGTGTATTCACTAGAATATATTGAAGATAAGGACGTTAACGGACTACTAAACTCTAAGACTTACTACGTTTTGTTAAACTTTTTTGTATCTTCTATGTTATTCACGGTCTCCGTTAATAACTTCGGCTTTATGTGGATAGGTGTTGAGCTGACGACTATAACCTCGGCACTGTTGATAACTACCGAATATTCAGAAGTCTCCTTGGAAGCTACATGGAGGTATATAATAATAGTGTCAGCCGGGGTCACTATAGCCTTATTTTCAATCATCCTAATTTACTACCAGTACCATACGCTTACAGTATCAACTCTCCTGAGCTTACATCAGCCCAGTAAACTAATTGAGCTGGCAGTGGGGCTGGCGTTAATAGGCTTTGGGACTAAGGTAGGAGTATTCCCCATGTATACTTGGTTACCTGATGCCCATAGCGAAGCACCCTCTCCCGTTAGTGCGTTATTCTCCGGCGTACTATTACCGTCCGTCTTATACGTCTTATACAGAGTGTACCAATTAGACCCCCTAGCTAACCTATACCTAGCCTTCTCAGTACTTTCAATCTTGACCGCTTCGGTTATTTTAACTTATCAATGGAATATAAAGAGGCTCTTTGCGTACTCTACGATAGAAAATATGAACCTTGCATTGATCGGGCTAACTATAGGTCAGCCCGCCGGTGCTTTAATCCTGTTACTCTCTCACGCCTTCGGTAAAGCCTCCGCCTTCTATTCCTCCGGCGTCCTCGTAAAGGTGTTAAAGGAGAAGAGAATAGACGAATTTAAAGGAGTTAATAGGCTAAAACTGGCGTCATCTTCTCTCCTACTTGCTTCATTAGCAGTGACTGGGACCCCGCCTTTCGGGACTTTCGTAGGAGAGTTCTTAATATTACGGACGTTGTTAGAAAGAGGGCTTATATTACCGCTTATAGTACTTCTAATAGCTATCCCGTTAGAATTTATTTCAATAAATTACCACGTGAATAAGGTAATATTCTCCGGTGGGGAGAAGGGAGCGGTCAGAGAACCGCCTATAATGTCATCTATTTCGCTAATCTCATCGATCATATCGCTAGTAATAGGGGTATTTTACCTCCTGACGGTGATGTGA